A DNA window from Leptolyngbya sp. KIOST-1 contains the following coding sequences:
- a CDS encoding methanogen output domain 1-containing protein, with protein MNCSHPPVASIQDLDLPLERDVFLRNLIRELSGTLQDVVGLEEASGFISVVGQTMGQQMDRDYRAALKVSQLSREQVAAVLVDLKRRIQGDFYIIEQTDEKIVLGNRACPFGEKVLDRPVMCMMTSNVFGSIAADNLGYAKVDLQATMATGAPSCRVVVYLKPTPDAEASPGREYFRGEA; from the coding sequence ATGAACTGTTCTCACCCCCCCGTAGCTTCCATTCAAGATCTTGACCTGCCGCTAGAGCGGGATGTGTTTTTGCGAAACTTGATTCGGGAGCTGTCGGGAACACTTCAGGATGTGGTGGGGCTTGAGGAAGCGTCAGGGTTCATCAGCGTGGTGGGGCAGACTATGGGCCAACAGATGGATCGGGATTATAGGGCCGCTCTGAAAGTTTCCCAGTTAAGCCGCGAGCAGGTTGCGGCGGTGCTGGTCGACCTGAAGCGACGTATTCAGGGAGATTTTTACATCATTGAGCAAACGGATGAAAAGATTGTTTTAGGGAACCGGGCCTGCCCCTTTGGAGAAAAGGTGCTCGACCGCCCGGTGATGTGCATGATGACCTCCAACGTGTTTGGCTCGATCGCGGCAGACAACCTGGGATACGCAAAGGTCGATCTCCAGGCAACCATGGCCACAGGCGCCCCTAGCTGTCGGGTTGTGGTTTATCTCAAGCCTACCCCAGACGCCGAAGCCAGCCCGGGCCGAGAATACTTCAGGGGGGAGGCTTAG
- a CDS encoding ATP-binding protein, producing MTPEQFLEFARLIPEPALLVTGQGEILAANGASTQRLGQRHADGSAQSIFELVTNSAEQVKQYLRNCSSSRDPVIGSLSFKGIHGEPLQYRCEGAVLRPWTPAASALIFLRLQQQESASRRFILLNNKIDQLAKEIRRRQQAEEERAQLLIQEQEARAEAERLSRLKDEFLSTVSHELRTPLNAILGWSQILRTNPVDAAMVQRALETIERNARSQAQLIDDLLDISRIVTGKIRLNVQKVDLVQVIDAAIETVRPAAEAKAIRLQRVLDSDAGPILGDAERLQQVVWNLLSNAIRFTPKQGRVQIALQRINSYVEIVVADTGQGISPDFLPFVFDRFRQADNSISRAFGGLGLGLAIVRQLVELQGGTVQAKSPGEGQGATFIVRLPLMIVHSTEPGPEFQYSVGSSSAPMHCSVRLDGLKILAVDDNADMRVLITYTLEACGAEVLTAASANEALLVLTQTSPRVDVFISDIEMPQVDGYALLRQVRALGPEQGGKVPAIALTAHARAQDRQTALLAGFQSHIAKPVEPAELIAVIANLTGRINHGQGFAPQA from the coding sequence TTGACTCCTGAGCAGTTCCTTGAATTTGCCAGGCTTATACCAGAACCAGCCCTTTTGGTTACGGGGCAGGGGGAAATTTTGGCCGCCAATGGGGCATCTACTCAACGGCTGGGGCAAAGACATGCCGATGGGTCGGCTCAGTCTATTTTTGAGCTGGTGACGAATTCAGCGGAACAGGTTAAGCAGTATCTGCGGAATTGCTCTAGCAGTCGTGATCCGGTGATTGGCTCGTTATCCTTTAAGGGAATCCATGGCGAACCGCTTCAGTACCGCTGTGAAGGAGCTGTACTCCGCCCCTGGACCCCGGCAGCGTCGGCCCTCATTTTCCTGCGGTTGCAGCAGCAAGAATCCGCCAGCCGTCGCTTCATTCTGCTGAACAATAAGATCGACCAGTTGGCCAAAGAAATTCGCCGTCGCCAGCAGGCCGAGGAGGAGCGGGCGCAGCTGCTGATTCAGGAACAGGAAGCCCGAGCCGAGGCAGAGCGGCTGAGTCGTCTGAAGGATGAGTTTCTCTCTACCGTTTCCCACGAACTGCGGACTCCCCTCAATGCCATTCTGGGCTGGTCGCAAATTCTGCGGACCAACCCGGTCGATGCTGCGATGGTCCAGCGGGCGCTGGAAACCATTGAACGCAATGCCAGATCCCAGGCGCAGTTGATTGATGACCTGCTGGATATTTCCCGCATTGTGACCGGCAAAATTCGCCTGAATGTGCAGAAGGTTGACCTGGTGCAGGTCATCGATGCCGCCATCGAAACGGTTCGACCCGCCGCCGAAGCCAAAGCCATCCGCCTGCAGCGGGTGCTGGATTCGGATGCCGGGCCGATACTGGGAGACGCTGAGCGGCTGCAGCAGGTGGTCTGGAATCTGCTGAGTAATGCCATCCGGTTCACTCCCAAGCAGGGTCGGGTTCAAATTGCTTTGCAGCGGATTAATTCCTATGTTGAGATTGTGGTGGCAGACACAGGACAGGGAATCAGCCCTGACTTTTTACCGTTTGTGTTTGATCGCTTTCGCCAAGCCGATAATTCCATCTCGCGTGCTTTTGGGGGCTTGGGGCTGGGGTTAGCCATTGTGCGTCAGCTGGTCGAGCTGCAGGGGGGAACGGTCCAGGCTAAAAGCCCCGGCGAAGGGCAGGGGGCGACGTTTATTGTCAGGCTGCCCCTGATGATTGTGCATTCGACAGAACCTGGTCCAGAATTTCAGTATTCGGTGGGCAGCAGCAGCGCCCCGATGCATTGCTCGGTACGTCTGGATGGATTGAAAATTCTGGCCGTGGATGACAATGCCGATATGCGGGTTTTGATCACCTATACCCTGGAAGCTTGCGGCGCAGAGGTGCTCACGGCAGCGTCGGCAAATGAAGCCCTGCTGGTTTTGACCCAAACATCGCCCCGGGTGGATGTTTTCATTAGCGATATTGAAATGCCTCAAGTAGATGGCTATGCGCTCCTGCGTCAGGTCAGAGCGTTGGGGCCAGAACAGGGAGGGAAAGTACCCGCGATCGCGCTTACGGCCCACGCCAGGGCTCAAGATCGTCAGACCGCCCTTTTGGCCGGATTCCAGTCCCATATAGCAAAGCCGGTGGAGCCGGCTGAATTGATTGCTGTGATTGCTAATTTGACAGGGCGTATTAATCATGGTCAGGGGTTTGCCCCTCAAGCCTGA
- a CDS encoding N-acetylmuramoyl-L-alanine amidase has translation MVHQVWGAAALVGLATVGLAAIARAQVPLQVVYPPDGHQTTAAQIFFIGTAAADQPVLLNGEPIDNRSEAGHFAPSRPLDLGPNTFTLTQGDQTLEITVTRVDSGSVLPETPGFAEGSLVPAVDLAYQPGDWVCLGAVAPAQATVTATLAGQTYTLLPQANRATLPPNSAVLTDQANPIATAGPSRYESCFMAETPATLGQPLYRLSQGGTTVTAEASGTVSILNPNAIEVVEVTAAAGVARTGPSTDYSRLTPLPQGTRARVTARQGDWLRLDYGGWIRASETEAVAGAGLPRSLIRGVTSRQVPGWTEILFPLQVPVPVTVQQDTDTFTLTLHNTVPQTDTIFVAAAALIGRLDWHPVLPDQAQYRIRLKTPQQWGYQLRYEGTTLVLSLRQPPPVQAAQPLAGTTILIDPGHGGEELGALGPDGTPEKTPNLDVSLLLQAALEARGARVIMTRTDDSFLGVNDRALQIAQDQPTLALSIHYNALPDSGDAENTAGIGAFWFHTQAHSLAQFLHDYLVVELDRPSYGVFWNNLALTRPHVAPSVLLELGFMINPNEFEWIVNPQEQARLVEVLAEGVELWVRQAAGE, from the coding sequence ATGGTGCATCAGGTGTGGGGCGCAGCCGCCCTGGTGGGGTTGGCAACGGTGGGTTTGGCTGCGATCGCCCGTGCCCAGGTGCCCCTCCAGGTGGTCTATCCCCCCGACGGCCACCAGACCACCGCCGCGCAGATTTTCTTCATTGGCACCGCCGCCGCCGACCAGCCGGTGCTGCTCAACGGCGAACCGATTGACAATCGCAGCGAGGCGGGCCACTTTGCTCCCTCGCGGCCCCTGGACCTGGGCCCCAACACCTTCACCCTCACCCAGGGCGATCAAACCCTAGAGATTACCGTGACGCGGGTGGACAGCGGTTCGGTGCTGCCCGAGACCCCGGGCTTTGCCGAAGGCTCCCTGGTGCCAGCGGTAGACCTGGCCTACCAGCCGGGGGACTGGGTCTGCCTGGGGGCCGTGGCCCCAGCCCAGGCCACGGTGACGGCCACCCTGGCGGGGCAAACCTACACCCTGCTGCCCCAGGCCAATCGCGCCACCCTGCCCCCCAACTCGGCGGTGCTCACCGATCAGGCCAACCCCATTGCTACCGCCGGCCCCAGCCGCTACGAGAGCTGCTTCATGGCTGAAACCCCGGCCACCCTGGGGCAGCCCCTCTACCGCCTCTCCCAGGGCGGCACAACGGTCACCGCTGAGGCCTCCGGCACCGTCAGCATTCTCAATCCCAATGCGATCGAGGTGGTCGAAGTCACCGCCGCCGCTGGGGTCGCCCGCACCGGCCCCAGTACCGACTACTCGCGCCTGACGCCCCTGCCCCAGGGCACCCGCGCCCGAGTCACCGCCCGCCAGGGAGACTGGCTGCGGCTCGACTACGGCGGCTGGATTCGCGCCAGCGAGACCGAGGCGGTAGCCGGCGCAGGACTGCCGCGATCGCTGATTCGCGGCGTCACCTCCCGCCAGGTGCCCGGCTGGACCGAAATTCTCTTTCCCCTCCAGGTCCCTGTCCCCGTCACCGTCCAGCAGGACACCGACACCTTCACCCTCACCCTGCACAACACCGTCCCCCAAACCGATACCATTTTTGTCGCCGCCGCCGCTCTGATTGGCCGCCTGGACTGGCACCCCGTGCTGCCCGACCAGGCCCAGTACCGCATCCGGCTCAAAACCCCCCAGCAGTGGGGTTACCAGCTGCGCTACGAGGGCACCACCCTGGTGCTCTCCCTCCGGCAGCCGCCCCCGGTTCAAGCCGCTCAGCCCCTGGCTGGCACCACCATTCTGATTGACCCCGGCCACGGCGGCGAGGAACTGGGGGCCCTCGGCCCCGACGGCACCCCCGAGAAAACCCCTAACCTGGATGTCTCGCTGCTGCTGCAAGCCGCCCTAGAAGCCCGGGGCGCGCGCGTGATCATGACCCGCACCGACGACAGCTTCCTCGGTGTTAACGATCGCGCCCTCCAGATTGCCCAGGACCAGCCCACCCTGGCCCTCAGCATTCACTACAACGCCCTGCCCGACAGCGGCGACGCCGAAAACACAGCCGGCATCGGAGCCTTCTGGTTCCACACCCAGGCCCACAGCCTGGCCCAGTTTCTCCACGATTACCTGGTGGTCGAACTCGATCGCCCCTCCTACGGCGTTTTCTGGAACAACCTCGCCCTCACCCGCCCCCATGTTGCCCCCTCCGTGCTGCTGGAACTGGGCTTTATGATCAACCCCAACGAGTTTGAGTGGATTGTGAATCCTCAGGAACAAGCGCGCCTGGTGGAAGTCCTGGCGGAAGGCGTAGAGCTGTGGGTGCGGCAGGCGGCGGGGGAGTAG
- a CDS encoding LCP family protein: protein MRPESPQGYVPRKPKRRRVGRLLGVGLALAAVASVSGVAGAFLAVSLSASPLQHQPLSAEDAQVFSQDTPMLSTGSLRLPRLTRPVNILVLGIKTLTTDVQNVPPELRNLGYHALVDSFDGRSDSMLLLRFNPQTEQLVVLSLPRDTRTHVQGRLTKLNEANVYGGPALAAESVSDLLGGVAIDRYVRINVQGVEKLIDALGGVTVNVPLDMKYQDDSQHLYINLKAGEQTLDGNKALQFLRFRYDTHGDIGRVQRQQMFMRALTEQALNPATIARLPKILSVIQSNVDTNLTVEELLALVGYGAQINRSNLQMLMLPGNFSRPQDYTVSYWLPSYSEIDGLVDQYFGFGSQSVSTASDPSRVRIAIQDSTDNPVAVETLTKALRDSGYSNVRVDRALNEPLPMSRIVAQRGDGATAELIHRFLGIGDVRVESTGALSSDITIQLGNDWVQGLGEAL, encoded by the coding sequence ATGCGGCCTGAATCACCCCAGGGGTACGTGCCGCGCAAACCCAAACGACGGCGCGTGGGTCGCCTGCTGGGGGTCGGGCTGGCCCTGGCGGCGGTGGCCAGTGTCTCGGGGGTGGCTGGGGCCTTCCTGGCGGTGTCGCTGTCGGCCTCACCCCTCCAGCATCAGCCCCTCAGTGCCGAAGATGCCCAGGTCTTTAGTCAGGACACCCCGATGCTGTCTACGGGCAGTCTGCGGCTGCCGCGGTTGACCCGTCCGGTGAACATTCTGGTGCTGGGCATTAAAACACTCACTACCGACGTGCAGAACGTGCCGCCCGAGCTGAGGAACCTGGGCTACCACGCCCTGGTCGATTCCTTTGACGGGCGCTCAGACTCCATGCTGCTGCTGCGGTTCAACCCCCAGACCGAGCAGCTGGTGGTGCTCTCGCTGCCCCGCGACACCCGCACCCACGTACAGGGCCGGCTGACCAAGCTCAACGAGGCCAATGTCTACGGTGGTCCGGCCCTGGCGGCTGAGTCGGTGAGCGATCTGCTGGGGGGGGTGGCGATCGATCGCTACGTGCGGATCAATGTGCAGGGGGTGGAAAAGCTGATCGATGCCCTGGGCGGGGTGACCGTCAACGTGCCCCTCGATATGAAGTACCAGGACGACAGCCAGCACCTCTACATCAACCTCAAGGCGGGGGAGCAGACCCTCGACGGCAACAAGGCGCTTCAGTTTCTGCGCTTTCGCTACGACACCCACGGCGATATTGGCCGGGTGCAGCGTCAGCAAATGTTTATGCGGGCGCTGACGGAGCAGGCGCTAAACCCGGCGACCATTGCCCGGCTGCCCAAAATTCTCTCCGTGATTCAGTCGAATGTGGACACCAACCTGACGGTGGAGGAACTGCTGGCCCTGGTGGGCTACGGCGCCCAGATCAACCGCTCCAACCTGCAGATGCTGATGCTGCCCGGCAACTTTAGCCGCCCCCAGGACTACACCGTTAGCTACTGGCTGCCCAGCTACAGCGAGATCGATGGCCTGGTGGATCAGTACTTTGGCTTTGGCAGCCAGTCGGTGTCCACCGCCAGCGACCCCAGCCGCGTCCGTATCGCCATCCAGGACAGCACCGATAACCCCGTGGCCGTGGAGACCCTGACCAAGGCCCTGCGGGACAGCGGCTACTCCAACGTGCGCGTGGATAGGGCGCTGAATGAACCCCTGCCCATGAGTCGGATTGTGGCCCAGCGCGGCGATGGGGCCACCGCTGAACTCATCCACCGCTTTTTGGGCATTGGCGATGTGCGGGTGGAAAGCACCGGAGCGCTCAGTTCTGACATCACTATTCAGCTGGGGAACGATTGGGTGCAGGGGCTGGGGGAGGCCCTGTAG
- a CDS encoding LCP family protein: MSQRNPQHLKSRVPQGHPQRVSPQKRRRIPRVLGIGIALAGVAGLSGVAGALLAVSLSAAPLQQQPLSAEDSGAFSQETPISSSGTLRLPRLTRPVNILVLGVKVLTTDVNEVPPELQGLGYHALVNSFDGLSDSMLLLRFNPQTEQLVVLSLPRDTRTYVRGRLTKLNEANRDGGPALAAESVSDLLGGVAIDRYVRINVQGVEKLIDALGGVTVNVPQDMKYQDDSQHLYINLKAGEQQLNGDQSLQFLRFRYDAQGDIGRIQRQQIFMRALAEQTLNPVTITRLPKILSVIQANVDTNLTVEELLALVGYGAQINRSSVQMLMLPGNFSRPQDFAASYWLPSYKDIDGMVDQYFGFGTQKVTTSSDPSRVRVAIQDSTNDPVAVQALTKALRESGYSNVYVDKRLNEPLPISRIVAQRGDGATAEMVHRFLGIGEVRVESTGALNSDITIQLGQDWNQGLGQSL; encoded by the coding sequence GTGTCTCAACGTAACCCTCAACATCTCAAGTCTCGTGTTCCCCAGGGTCATCCTCAAAGAGTCTCGCCCCAGAAGCGGCGGCGCATCCCTCGGGTTTTGGGCATTGGTATTGCCCTGGCTGGGGTAGCCGGACTGTCTGGGGTGGCCGGGGCGCTGCTGGCGGTGTCGCTGTCGGCTGCGCCCCTACAGCAGCAGCCGCTCAGTGCTGAAGACTCCGGTGCCTTTAGCCAGGAAACCCCGATCTCATCCAGCGGCACCCTGCGCCTGCCGCGCCTGACTCGTCCGGTGAATATTCTGGTGCTGGGGGTCAAGGTCTTAACGACCGATGTCAACGAGGTGCCGCCTGAACTGCAGGGGCTGGGCTACCACGCCCTGGTTAACTCCTTTGATGGCCTCTCCGACTCCATGCTGCTGCTGCGGTTTAACCCCCAAACCGAGCAACTGGTGGTGCTCTCGTTGCCCAGGGATACCCGTACCTACGTTCGCGGTCGGCTGACCAAACTCAACGAGGCCAACCGCGACGGTGGGCCAGCCCTGGCGGCGGAGTCGGTGAGCGATCTGCTGGGGGGCGTGGCGATCGATCGCTACGTGCGCATCAACGTGCAGGGGGTGGAAAAACTGATCGACGCCCTGGGTGGAGTGACCGTCAACGTGCCCCAGGACATGAAGTATCAGGACGATAGCCAGCACCTCTACATCAACCTCAAGGCGGGTGAGCAGCAGCTCAATGGCGACCAATCGCTTCAGTTTCTGCGATTTCGCTACGATGCCCAGGGCGACATTGGCCGCATTCAGCGCCAGCAGATATTCATGCGGGCGCTGGCCGAGCAGACCCTCAACCCGGTGACCATCACCCGGCTGCCCAAGATTCTCTCCGTGATTCAGGCGAACGTGGACACCAACCTCACGGTGGAGGAACTGCTGGCCCTGGTGGGCTACGGTGCTCAAATCAACCGCTCTAGCGTGCAAATGCTAATGCTGCCCGGCAACTTTAGCCGGCCCCAGGACTTTGCGGCCAGCTACTGGCTACCGAGCTACAAAGACATTGACGGCATGGTTGACCAGTATTTTGGCTTTGGCACCCAAAAGGTCACCACTAGCAGCGATCCCAGCCGGGTGCGGGTGGCGATTCAAGACAGTACCAACGACCCTGTGGCGGTTCAGGCCCTCACCAAGGCCCTGCGGGAGAGCGGTTACTCCAATGTCTATGTTGACAAACGCCTGAACGAACCCCTGCCCATTAGCCGGATTGTGGCTCAGCGGGGCGACGGGGCTACGGCCGAGATGGTGCATCGGTTTTTGGGCATTGGCGAAGTGCGGGTCGAAAGTACGGGGGCCCTCAACTCCGACATCACCATTCAGCTCGGCCAGGACTGGAACCAGGGGCTGGGACAGTCGCTCTAG
- the coaBC gene encoding bifunctional phosphopantothenoylcysteine decarboxylase/phosphopantothenate--cysteine ligase CoaBC → MERAAVVESRRVLLGICGGIAAYKVCSVISSLAKGGTAVRAMLTQRGQAFISPLTVATLSRQPACTDETFWQPVQGRPLHIELGEWADLLVIAPLSANTLAKLAHGLADNLLTNTVLASTVPVLLAPAMNTDMWQQQAVQRNWHQLLQDERYHAIDPGAGVLACDRIGTGRMAEPEDILTHIDSLLHSQGRRDLRGKHLLISTGSTREHLDPVRFIGNPASGRMGIALAQAAIHRGATVTLVHGPLEEALRARLGGIKPVGVTTAEQMHRAMLTHLPLADWVVMAAAVADVRPTTQAATKLAKADLPDALPLAPVPDIVADLAQKRSPHQRLIGFAAQTGDIVPPALDKLQRKGLDAIVANPVDVEGSGFGGDRNQAVLLTRAGDKRAIPPCSKLSLAHQLWDALLQAGF, encoded by the coding sequence ATGGAACGGGCTGCTGTCGTAGAATCTCGGCGGGTGCTGCTGGGCATCTGCGGCGGCATTGCGGCCTACAAAGTCTGCTCCGTGATCTCATCGCTGGCCAAGGGGGGGACAGCGGTACGGGCAATGCTGACGCAGCGGGGGCAGGCGTTTATTTCGCCGCTGACGGTGGCGACCTTGTCGCGCCAGCCCGCCTGCACCGATGAAACCTTCTGGCAGCCTGTCCAGGGTCGCCCGCTGCACATCGAGCTGGGGGAGTGGGCCGACCTGCTGGTGATTGCGCCCCTGAGCGCCAACACCCTGGCCAAGCTGGCCCATGGCCTGGCGGACAACCTGCTGACCAACACGGTGCTGGCCTCTACCGTCCCGGTGCTGCTGGCCCCGGCCATGAACACCGACATGTGGCAGCAGCAGGCGGTGCAGCGCAACTGGCACCAGCTGTTGCAGGATGAGCGCTACCACGCTATCGATCCGGGGGCTGGGGTGCTGGCCTGCGATCGCATTGGCACCGGACGGATGGCCGAGCCCGAGGATATCCTCACCCACATTGACTCGCTGCTGCACAGCCAGGGGCGGCGCGACCTGCGGGGCAAGCACCTGCTGATCAGCACCGGCAGTACCCGTGAACACCTGGACCCGGTGCGCTTCATCGGCAACCCCGCCAGCGGCAGAATGGGCATTGCCCTGGCCCAGGCGGCGATTCACCGGGGTGCTACGGTTACCCTGGTGCACGGCCCCCTGGAGGAGGCGCTCAGGGCTCGCCTGGGCGGCATTAAACCCGTGGGTGTGACCACCGCCGAGCAGATGCACCGGGCCATGCTCACCCACCTGCCCCTGGCCGACTGGGTGGTGATGGCGGCGGCGGTGGCCGATGTGCGGCCCACCACCCAGGCCGCGACCAAGCTGGCCAAGGCCGATCTGCCCGATGCCCTGCCCCTGGCCCCGGTGCCCGATATTGTGGCCGACCTGGCCCAAAAGCGATCGCCCCACCAGCGGCTGATCGGCTTTGCGGCCCAGACTGGCGATATCGTGCCCCCCGCCCTCGATAAGCTCCAGCGCAAGGGCCTCGATGCGATCGTGGCGAACCCGGTGGATGTGGAGGGCAGCGGCTTTGGGGGCGATCGCAATCAGGCGGTTTTGCTCACCCGAGCGGGTGACAAACGGGCCATCCCCCCTTGCAGCAAGCTGTCGCTGGCCCATCAGCTCTGGGATGCCCTGCTGCAAGCGGGGTTCTAA
- a CDS encoding DUF2555 domain-containing protein, producing MLSLHVSQQAVSDMTPDTVAELASRLETDAYDNAFEGLQDWHLLRALAFQRPELVESYVYLLDLEPYDES from the coding sequence ATGCTGAGCCTACATGTTTCGCAGCAGGCCGTTTCAGACATGACACCGGATACGGTGGCTGAACTCGCCTCTCGCTTAGAAACGGACGCCTACGATAATGCCTTTGAGGGGCTGCAGGACTGGCACCTACTGCGGGCGCTGGCGTTTCAGCGGCCAGAGCTGGTCGAGTCCTACGTCTATCTGCTTGACCTCGAACCCTACGACGAGTCGTAG
- a CDS encoding alpha/beta hydrolase produces MLPTNSFLQALTYGPPDGTADWCLVALHGWGANAADLVGLAPYLKLSHLAMVFPDAPWPHPQAPGGRMWYGFPAGYDFRRPHDFARQSDLQSSRDRLKSWLVALPQTTQIPLERTILAGFSQGGAMALDLGAQLPLAGQIILSGYLHGPAQTPVSPRPLVMVHGSLDPVVPIARAYQAKEALAACGQPVTWHELPMGHEIPLQVIELIGGFCEDLRQEPGNTPTNPLG; encoded by the coding sequence ATGCTCCCCACCAATTCGTTCCTGCAAGCGCTAACCTATGGACCTCCAGACGGCACCGCCGACTGGTGTCTGGTGGCGCTCCACGGCTGGGGAGCCAATGCCGCCGATTTGGTGGGCTTAGCGCCCTACCTCAAGCTCAGCCACCTGGCCATGGTGTTTCCCGATGCGCCCTGGCCCCATCCCCAGGCTCCAGGCGGGCGCATGTGGTACGGCTTCCCAGCGGGGTACGACTTTCGCCGCCCCCACGACTTTGCCCGCCAGAGCGACCTGCAATCCAGCCGCGATCGCCTCAAGAGCTGGCTGGTGGCCCTGCCGCAAACCACCCAGATTCCCCTGGAGCGCACGATTTTGGCCGGGTTTTCCCAGGGGGGCGCAATGGCGCTGGACCTGGGGGCGCAGCTGCCCCTGGCCGGACAAATTATTCTCAGCGGCTACCTGCACGGCCCCGCCCAAACCCCGGTCAGCCCACGCCCCCTGGTGATGGTGCACGGCTCTTTAGATCCGGTGGTGCCGATCGCCCGGGCCTACCAGGCCAAGGAGGCCCTGGCTGCCTGCGGGCAGCCGGTTACCTGGCATGAGCTGCCGATGGGCCATGAAATTCCGCTCCAGGTAATAGAGCTAATTGGCGGGTTTTGCGAAGATTTGAGGCAGGAGCCGGGGAATACCCCGACCAACCCTTTAGGATAG
- a CDS encoding rhodanese-related sulfurtransferase produces the protein MTHPLAPPYGRLSRANISFYNGNLAPCDRTMTWVVATFYKFVPLSDPEALRAELLKRCRNWGLRGTILLASEGINATVAGDRPRLDTLLTWLHSHPEIGPFPHQESTTAESPFERMKVKLKREIVTLGRPEVNPARQEVGTYVAPQDWNQLIVDPDLVLIDARNSFEVELGTFRGAVNPQTKSFRELPDYVGNHLDPAQHKKVAMFCTGGIRCEKATAYLRLQGFEQVYHLQGGILNYLKTVPASESLWQGDCFVFDDRVAVDHQLTPTDHDLCLGCGHPVSPTEQDSPQYEAGISCPHCYAELTPEKRSRLEARQRHR, from the coding sequence ATGACCCACCCTCTGGCCCCGCCCTACGGACGGCTGAGCCGGGCCAACATCAGCTTCTATAATGGGAACCTTGCCCCCTGCGATCGCACTATGACCTGGGTTGTTGCCACCTTCTACAAATTTGTGCCCCTCAGTGACCCCGAGGCGCTGCGGGCTGAGCTGTTGAAGCGGTGCCGGAACTGGGGTCTGCGCGGCACCATTCTGCTGGCCAGCGAGGGCATCAACGCCACTGTGGCGGGCGATCGCCCCCGCCTGGATACCCTGTTGACCTGGCTGCACTCCCACCCCGAAATTGGCCCTTTCCCCCACCAGGAATCCACCACCGCTGAGTCCCCCTTCGAGCGTATGAAAGTGAAGCTGAAGCGAGAGATCGTCACCCTGGGGCGGCCCGAGGTCAATCCAGCCCGGCAGGAGGTCGGCACCTACGTCGCCCCCCAGGACTGGAACCAGCTGATCGTCGATCCCGACCTGGTGCTGATCGATGCCCGCAACAGCTTCGAGGTGGAGCTGGGCACCTTTCGGGGCGCAGTCAACCCGCAAACCAAATCATTTCGGGAGTTGCCCGACTACGTGGGCAATCACCTCGACCCGGCCCAGCACAAAAAAGTGGCCATGTTCTGTACCGGGGGCATTCGCTGCGAAAAGGCCACCGCCTACCTGCGATTGCAGGGCTTTGAGCAGGTCTACCACCTCCAGGGCGGCATCCTCAACTACCTCAAAACCGTACCCGCCAGCGAAAGCCTGTGGCAGGGCGACTGCTTTGTCTTTGACGATCGCGTCGCCGTGGATCACCAGCTCACCCCCACCGACCACGATCTCTGCCTGGGCTGCGGCCACCCCGTTAGCCCGACTGAGCAGGACTCTCCCCAGTACGAGGCGGGCATTTCCTGCCCTCACTGCTATGCTGAGCTGACTCCCGAGAAGCGATCGCGGCTCGAGGCCCGTCAACGCCATCGCTAG
- a CDS encoding histone deacetylase gives MSQLPVIYHPDYVAPLPDGHRFPMPKFRLLRDRLLQDGVITPDQLYQPGEPPQTWLELVHHPDYVNAYRQGTLNAKAQRRIGLPWSAALVKRTCTAVGGTILTAKLALERGLACNTAGGTHHAFPDYGSGFCIFNDLAIAIRVLQRQGRVQRVLILDLDVHQGDGTAWIFRDDPSVFTFSMHCQENFPARKQASDLDVPLALGLEDEDYLRCLAQFVPDLLAQVQPDLVLYDAGADPHRDDLLGKLALTNEGIFRRDRYVLDTCMAAGYPVACVIGGGYGKSMDDLIFRHSLLHRAAAEVYSAYRL, from the coding sequence TTGAGTCAGCTTCCCGTCATCTACCACCCCGACTACGTGGCTCCGCTGCCCGACGGGCATCGCTTTCCGATGCCCAAGTTTCGACTGCTGCGCGATCGCCTGCTCCAGGACGGCGTGATTACCCCCGACCAGCTTTACCAGCCCGGCGAACCGCCCCAAACCTGGCTGGAGTTGGTGCACCACCCCGACTATGTGAATGCCTATCGCCAGGGCACCCTCAATGCCAAGGCCCAGCGCCGCATTGGCCTGCCCTGGAGTGCCGCCCTGGTCAAGCGCACCTGCACGGCGGTGGGGGGCACCATTCTCACCGCCAAGCTGGCCCTGGAGCGGGGCCTGGCCTGCAACACCGCCGGGGGCACCCACCACGCCTTTCCCGACTACGGGTCAGGGTTTTGCATTTTCAACGACCTGGCGATCGCCATCCGCGTGCTGCAACGCCAGGGCCGGGTACAGCGGGTACTAATTCTTGACCTGGATGTTCACCAGGGCGACGGCACCGCCTGGATCTTTCGCGACGACCCTAGCGTGTTCACCTTTTCCATGCACTGCCAGGAGAACTTCCCCGCCCGCAAGCAGGCCAGCGACCTGGATGTGCCTCTGGCCCTGGGCCTGGAGGACGAGGATTACCTGCGCTGCCTGGCCCAGTTCGTGCCCGATCTACTCGCCCAGGTGCAGCCCGACCTGGTGCTCTACGACGCCGGAGCCGACCCCCACCGCGACGACCTGCTGGGCAAACTGGCGCTGACCAATGAGGGGATTTTTAGGCGCGATCGCTACGTGCTCGACACCTGTATGGCGGCGGGCTACCCGGTAGCCTGCGTCATCGGCGGCGGCTATGGCAAATCCATGGACGACCTGATCTTTCGCCACTCGCTGCTGCACCGGGCCGCCGCCGAGGTGTACTCGGCCTACCGTCTGTAA